CAATACGGTCTTTAAAGTTACCCATACCACCCCTCCTCTTTCAAGATCTCAAATAAAAATATTCTTGTATGCTTATTATAAGCAATGCTTACAGCATGAAATTTCACATAAAAGTCAACCTATGCATTATTTATTTTAAGCAATAATTTACCCATTCTCAATTAAATTAGGCAAAGAACGCATTTTCATAATTAAGCAAATAGTAAGGATTTTTCCATACTTGAATTGTGCTTTTGAAGAATATTAAGCATGATAAAATGAATGTAAAAAGCAAAAACGATTTCTTATAAAAAAAGATTGAATCAATTTTTCAAAAAGCAAAGACGGAGTGGAGATCTCGTCACTCTTTTGGTTCCAGCTTATAGGCCAATCCGCAGGGAACAATGGTAAAATAATGGCTAATGCCGTTAATGTCGTAATATGGTTTGGTAAGAGCTAAAAATAACGGACGATCCTTGGGGTAACTGGATACAAATGCTTTCTGTTCATCCATTGCAATCTGCGCTACATTGACATCAGGACGCACTTTTTCAATTGCTTGTAGATATAACATTGGTTGAGCCACTGTGTAATCAGCCATAATTGTTGCATTAGGCGGCAGGCTATTCAAAACGGTTTCAGCATAGTTATGAGCTCCCCAATAATCTCGAGCTGAGGGCAAAAGGAAAAACTTCAGCGCTGGCCGGCCCGGTATTTCACGTATGCCTAATTTTTCACTTGTTATGCCAAGCAAAGGGAGAATTCTAGGTGCTAATGTGTAAGTTAGGATGGGACATACTAAAATTGTCAGTACCAATAAAACTCCTGCTCCCGCCTGAGAAGACCACCTTATTTTGGTTAACCACTTAAGAACCGGTTCTACTCCTAAACCGATCCATATTGCACCAACAAAGTAGCTAAGCATATAGAAAACATATTTGTCTGGGAAATTGATATTGATCAAGAAAAAAATATTTGCAGCCCAGATGAATGCCAAACACAGTAATAACGGAAAATTTTTAATAGATTTGCGAATGCCAATTATCATAATAATCAACGCCGGGCTCGGAAATTGTAATACCCAATATGCAGCAAATTTTAGCAACTCATATGGCAGCTCAATCCAATTTGGAATATAATTCTTCAAGGTAAAAGTAGATGTTCCGCATATATTGTAGGAGGAAAGGATAATTTTTAAAAATATTATAGTTATGATGAAACCAGCAAAACTAAACAGTATTTGAGACCATCCAATTTTCTTTTCGAAAAATTGTCCAGTTATCAAAATAACCAATGCCGGTACTGCCAACCACATCATCCTGTGATTAGTCACTGCCATGCCAATTGTGATACTGCCTAAAAGATAATGAATGTTTTGCGCTTTTGGATAAGTGAAATAGTATAGAGTAATTGCCAAAAGAGCCATATTGAAGGAATAAACTTCAGTGTGCACAGCATGAAACCAAAAATTATGAGAGACCATAAGTGCAGCAGCACCACTAAGGCTTGCCCAAAAAGAAGATGTGAGATTTTTCAATAATGCAAAGACAAAGAACACAGCGAT
The DNA window shown above is from Candidatus Schekmanbacteria bacterium and carries:
- a CDS encoding DUF2723 domain-containing protein; amino-acid sequence: MKDNNKNQYKHYLQLLFVFLSAQLFYFYTLAPTVLWGDQAIFQRLAYTLDFYTQNTYKKHLLWIILAHPVTKIPINNVAFRVNLFTSFWAAIAVFFVFALLKNLTSSFWASLSGAAALMVSHNFWFHAVHTEVYSFNMALLAITLYYFTYPKAQNIHYLLGSITIGMAVTNHRMMWLAVPALVILITGQFFEKKIGWSQILFSFAGFIITIIFLKIILSSYNICGTSTFTLKNYIPNWIELPYELLKFAAYWVLQFPSPALIIMIIGIRKSIKNFPLLLCLAFIWAANIFFLININFPDKYVFYMLSYFVGAIWIGLGVEPVLKWLTKIRWSSQAGAGVLLVLTILVCPILTYTLAPRILPLLGITSEKLGIREIPGRPALKFFLLPSARDYWGAHNYAETVLNSLPPNATIMADYTVAQPMLYLQAIEKVRPDVNVAQIAMDEQKAFVSSYPKDRPLFLALTKPYYDINGISHYFTIVPCGLAYKLEPKE